One window from the genome of Magnolia sinica isolate HGM2019 chromosome 4, MsV1, whole genome shotgun sequence encodes:
- the LOC131244406 gene encoding ethylene-responsive transcription factor ERF022-like, which translates to MEHVHTTEPVDDGLPCKYRGVRKRKWGKWVSEIREPGKKTRIWLGSFQTPEMAATAYDVAALQLRGNEARLNFPGLVGQLPRPSSSDPDDIRSAVAEAVSRFRESAWMASVGGVNVGNANVGSSSAHPTGATGFVASHIDESPLDSPKMWMELAEALLLSPPQFGSGEASDSDEMQQESLWDL; encoded by the coding sequence ATGGAGCATGTTCACACCACCGAGCCCGTCGACGACGGCCTACCGTGCAAGTATCGGGGTGTTCGTAAGCGAAAATGGGGCAAATGGGTGTCAGAAATCCGAGAGCCCGGTAAGAAGACCAGGATTTGGTTAGGGAGCTTCCAGACACCTGAGATGGCGGCCACCGCTTATGATGTCGCTGCTTTGCAATTGAGGGGAAATGAGGCGCGGCTCAATTTCCCCGGGCTCGTAGGTCAGCTTCCAAGGCCCTCAAGTTCAGACCCGGATGATATTAGATCGGCCGTTGCGGAAGCGGTCTCGCGGTTCAGGGAGTCGGCCTGGATGGCTAGTGTGGGTGGTGTTAATGTAGGTAATGCTAATGTAGGTAGCTCGAGTGCTCATCCGACGGGTGCGACCGGGTTCGTGGCGAGTCACATTGATGAGTCGCCATTGGACTCACCTAAGATGTGGATGGAATTGGCTGAAGCTTTGTTACTGAGCCCACCTCAGTTTGGGTCTGGTGAAGCTAGTGACTCAGATGAAATGCAGCAAGAATCCCTGTGGGATTTATAA